The window CGCCTTGAGACCGTCGATGACCATCTGGTGGTCGTCGACCAGGACCACCCGGATGGGTCTTGGCATGGCCAGCCGATCGTACGTCGCGGGGCGGGGCGCCGCCGGCGACGGCGGCCGTCGAAGGCCACCGTACTGGGGCGTCCAACCGGTTCCCGAACGACCGGGTTCAGCGCGTGCACCGGGAAGGACCCAAGCCCGAAGGTGGCCTGTGGGCACCGGTGGCATCCCCCCTTCGACCCCGCCCGAGGGGGAGGTCGAGCCACAGCCGGCGTCCTAGGGTGTCGGTGAACGCCGAGCCGAGGCCGAGCAGGAAGACGTCGACGGCACGGTCGAACACCGGCCCCGACGCGAGGCCACGCGAGCGGGCGAGAGGAGATGCGCCGTGACGGGTACGGCGGAGCAGGAGCCACGGCAACCAACCGGCCGTGGCGCACAGATCGTCCCATCGGTCCTGCCTGCCGACTTCTCCCGGCTCGGCGAGGACGCCCGCCTGCTCGAGAAGGCGGGCGCGGACCGGATCCAGTGGGACGTGATGGACGGTCACTTCGTCCCCAACCTGACGTTCGGCCCTGACATCATCGCGGGCACCCGCGATCAGGTGAGCCTCGGCTTCGAGGCGCACCTGATGGTGGCCAACCCCGACCGCCTGCTGGACCGCTACGTCGAGGCGGGGTGCGAGCTGATCATCGTCCACGCCGAGACGACCCCCCACCTGCACCGCACTCTGGGTGCGATCGCAGAGCTGGGTGCACGCACGGGTGTGGCGCTCAACCCGGCGACGCCGCTGACGGCGGTCGAGCACGTGCTGGACCTGATGGACCTGCTCCTGGTGATGACGGTCAACCCCGGCTTCGGTGGCCAGGACTACATCGCGACGATGGAACCCAAGATCGCCGCGGCACGGGCACTGATCGACCGCTCCGGCCACGACATCGAGATCGAGGTCGACGGTGGTGTCAGTCCCGACACCATCGCCGGAGCCGCCCGAGCGGGCGCGAACATATTCTGTGCGGGAAGCGCCGTCTTCGGCCACGAGGGCGGACCCGAGGCGGCCATCCCACGGCTGCGCTCTATCGCGGAGGGAGCACGTCAATGAGCACCAGCACGGCTGCCACCACCGAACCGGACCTCGCTCCGGCCTCAGACGACCTCGAGGGCCGGATCATCGTGACGCTGCGTCTGCTCGCCGCCGATGCGGTCGAGAAGGCCGGATCCGGTCACGCGGGCCTACCGATGGGGATGGCGCCCGCAGCGTGGGTGCTGTGGTCGCGGTTCCTGCGGTTCGACCCCACCCGACCCGACTGGCTCGACCGCGATCGCTTCGTGCTGTCCGCCGGCCACGGGTCGATGCTGCTGTACGGGCTGCTGCACCTGTTCGGCTACGACCTGACGCTCGACGACATCCGCGAGTTCCGCCAGTGGGGTTCGCGGACTCCCGGCCACCCGGAGCTCGGACACACACCGGGCGTGGAGACCACGACCGGCCCCCTGGGTCAGGGCATCTGCAACGCCATGGGCAAGGCGCTGGCGGAACGGATGCTGGCCGCCCGCTACAACCCCGACGACGGTCCCCCGATCGTCGACCACCGCACCTACGTGATCGCCTCGGACGGCGATGTGATGGAGGGGGCAAGCCACGAG is drawn from Actinomycetota bacterium and contains these coding sequences:
- the rpe gene encoding ribulose-phosphate 3-epimerase, with product MTGTAEQEPRQPTGRGAQIVPSVLPADFSRLGEDARLLEKAGADRIQWDVMDGHFVPNLTFGPDIIAGTRDQVSLGFEAHLMVANPDRLLDRYVEAGCELIIVHAETTPHLHRTLGAIAELGARTGVALNPATPLTAVEHVLDLMDLLLVMTVNPGFGGQDYIATMEPKIAAARALIDRSGHDIEIEVDGGVSPDTIAGAARAGANIFCAGSAVFGHEGGPEAAIPRLRSIAEGARQ